In Desulfurella sp., one genomic interval encodes:
- a CDS encoding MFS transporter, which yields MAEATLDQKRMLKAAFLTFFIDMFDVYLPITVLAPAMEHFVPKSLPVSEVSTIYFLIFTATLIGRPVGAFLFGHYSDAIGRKKMGLISISGFSVVTLLLIFIPGFQTLGYITVTLFILLRFIDGIFLGGGYTSIVPLAIENAPKEKRGLWGGIIGSGYPVAFVIISIITLIALKIFPKEGYQVYGWRIIFVIGVLLGVFIVYYIHKLVPESTIWLKVQDRTKSPLKELFSGKNFVSLLQVLLLMLGLWFQIMVVAGTMSIVFIKQLNISPTLTTTVTLVSYLFLIGGYISAGWISQKIGRKTAFIILGLLIGFFTSLLYYLLIAGMYKNMFILFLFSALIVTVSGMAWGIVPSYINERFRTSVRASAYGVGYTLSILIASFYSFYMLALKAIVPYKYTQIVLLVFAGILVVIGAMLGPETKEVNMEQ from the coding sequence ATGGCAGAAGCAACCCTGGACCAAAAAAGAATGTTAAAAGCAGCTTTTTTAACTTTTTTTATTGATATGTTTGATGTATATCTTCCAATTACAGTTTTAGCTCCAGCGATGGAACATTTTGTTCCAAAATCGCTACCCGTTTCAGAGGTATCTACAATCTACTTTTTAATTTTCACTGCTACATTAATTGGACGACCTGTTGGGGCATTCCTTTTTGGGCATTACTCTGATGCTATAGGACGAAAAAAAATGGGGTTGATATCTATTAGCGGCTTTAGTGTTGTTACTTTACTGCTAATTTTTATTCCTGGGTTTCAAACACTTGGATACATTACTGTAACTCTTTTTATTTTATTAAGATTTATAGATGGTATTTTTTTAGGTGGTGGATACACAAGCATCGTACCATTAGCCATAGAAAATGCTCCTAAAGAAAAAAGAGGCTTATGGGGTGGAATTATTGGCTCAGGGTATCCTGTGGCTTTTGTTATAATTTCAATTATTACTTTAATAGCATTGAAAATTTTTCCAAAAGAAGGATATCAAGTTTATGGGTGGAGAATAATATTTGTGATTGGTGTTTTACTTGGAGTATTTATTGTTTATTACATTCACAAGCTTGTCCCGGAATCAACTATCTGGTTAAAAGTTCAAGATAGAACAAAATCACCATTAAAAGAGCTTTTTAGTGGTAAAAACTTTGTAAGTTTACTTCAGGTTTTGCTCTTAATGCTAGGTTTATGGTTTCAAATTATGGTAGTTGCTGGTACAATGAGTATTGTTTTTATAAAACAACTAAATATTAGCCCTACTTTAACAACCACAGTTACGCTTGTTTCATATCTCTTTTTGATAGGTGGATATATTTCGGCTGGATGGATAAGCCAAAAAATTGGTAGAAAAACAGCTTTTATTATTTTAGGTCTCCTTATAGGATTTTTTACTTCACTATTATATTATCTTTTAATAGCAGGAATGTACAAGAATATGTTTATACTGTTCTTATTCTCGGCACTGATAGTTACTGTTTCCGGTATGGCATGGGGAATTGTGCCTTCTTATATTAACGAAAGATTCCGAACATCAGTAAGAGCCTCTGCATATGGTGTTGGCTACACATTGTCTATATTAATTGCATCATTTTATTCTTTCTACATGCTTGCCCTAAAAGCCATAGTGCCTTATAAATACACCCAGATTGTTTTGCTTGTGTTTGCTGGAATATTAGTTGTAATAGGAGCAATGTTGGGACCAGAAACAAAAGAAGTTAATATGGAACAATAA